The nucleotide window CACCAAGACTTTCTTCCGCGATTTTTACGCCGCTCACGAGGGCGTGCACTACCGCTACAACACCACCGGCTATACCAACCGCGACAACGGCAACATCAAGGGCATGGACCTCACCCTGCGCAAGCGGTTCGCCAACAACTTCGCTTTCGACGCAATCTATACCCTTCAGTTCTCACGGACCACCGGCAGCTCGTACGGCAGCACCTCCGAGTGGGGTTCTTTCCTCGACCCGGCCACGGGTGAGGCGTACAGCCCGCCGGATGAAATCCGTCCCATCGACGGCGATGTGACCCACAAGGCCACTTTCAACCTGAACTACCTGTTCCCCAGGGATTTCAGGAGCGGAACGCTGGCCGGCAACATCCTGAAGGATTTCCGGATCTACTCGGTGCTCACCCTGATGAGCGGCCCGCCGGCGTTCGACCTGGTTCGTTCCGGCGGCGGCACCTCCAGCCGCAACAACGCGGATGATGTCACCTGGCTGACCCGCCGCAACGGCCGGCCCATCGGCGGCGTGAACTATTTCCGCACCCGCTGGGACTACAACCTGGACCTGCGCCTGAGCAAGTCCCTGTCCCTGACCGGCAAGAAGCGCTTCAACGTGTTCGTGGAAGTGTTCAACGCGCTCAACAACAAGCTGCACACTCCCTATCCCTCCGGTTACGGTTATACGAGCAGCTATTACCGTCCCAACGGCGGCGAGGAGATGGTCTGGAGCGAGAGCCTGAACAACCTTCAGAAAGGCTGGTTCAAGAACGACTACAACCAGGACGGAGTGCTGAGCCTGGAGGAACAGGCCAAGGGAGTGATTGCCAACGCTGCGATGAATGAGATCATGGACAAAACCCAATGGGGCAGCGCCCGTCAGATCCGCAGCGGTGTGGAATTTTCGTTCTGACTCCCGGCAGGCTGCCGGCGATTTACATGACTGGTGAACTAATTACGGCAGGAGATTTCTTATGCACGATAGATATCCGTTACTGAAACTCTGCGTCGTAGCTCTGCTCCTGGGCTTGGCAGCCACCCTCAGGGCGGAGATGAAATCGAAGTACAACTCGCAGGGCAATAATGTCGGCATAACGTTCAACCAGAGTATTGTCGGCTCGGCGATATCGAGCGAATACGACGGGAGCGGCGGAGACCACCAGTTCCCCCGCGGCTCCGGGAATTTCTACCGGATCGGCCGCTACAGTTGGGGCCTCGCGGTCGCCACGGATTATGACGGTGACGGGGTGGCGGGAGACACGGTGACCAACCAGAGCCGGGGGCACGAGTGGGTCGCCTCGCGCCAGTCCCTCGAATACCGCGACAAAATTCTGGAGATGGCCACGGCGGGCGAGGACATGGAGGATGCCGCCAGCCGCATTTCGGTCAACCGGATCTGGACCTCCCTGGACCCCGAGGACCTGGCCGATTGGCCGGTCGAGTTCCGCGAGGGCCGCACCGCGTCCGGCGCTCCCATCCTGCACGGGGCCGAGACCGTGGTCTCGCTCCGCGGCAACGCCTTCAAGACCTGGGGCAACAACCGGCTGGGCGCTTCCATCGAGTATGCCTTTTATTTCCTGAATTACGCCGAATCGAACAACATGGTCTACATGCATGTCTTTTTCCAGAATATGTCCGAGTACTGCCAGTACAACGACGACGATGTTTTCCTGGCGAAAATCGCCGGGACCGCCTCCACCGGACAGACCTGGAAAAGCATGCAGATGACTTTCGCCATTTCTTATGTGGGGACCAACGGTAATTCCTGGGGTGATTGGGCCTGGGCTCACCGTTATTACCCCAAGCAGACCTTTGCGATAGCCGATGGGGATGGCGTAAAAAGCTCTTACTCCGGTTATCCCGTCATTCTGGCTTCGCATCTGCTTAGGCTTCCCACTCTGAGGGGTGAGCAGCTCAGGATCAGCAACACCAACCAGAACTACTGGGACACGGAGCTGGGTTTCTCCCCACTGGACCCGATGATAACCGACGGCAAGGACGGGGATGTCTACCGTTTCGGCCTGGGCCGGTTGGACCCAAATTATCCCACCGAAACCTACGTATCGTATTACAACAACGTGAATCCCTGGTACGGCGGTCCATGCTACGGCTGGCCCGGAGTGCCGCAGGAGGGCGATTCCCGCTACGACAAGTGGATATGGGGTAGAGGAAACTGCGGTTTCGTGCAGGCCTGGTACAGTGATTTCCACGACGTGGCGCCGCGCGATTCGTTCAGTCTGGACAACGTGCTGATGTTCGTCCCGGCGGTGTCCGACCCCTTCGTCTGGCCGAGACTCGAGTATGCCAACATCGACGATCCGACTGTCCAGACCCAGCTTTCCAGAGTCGATGATTATGTCAATGTAGCCGGTATGGTTTACGAGGGCGGATACGTCCTGCCCGAGACTCCCTCGCCGCCGCCCCTGACGATCATCCCGGGTGACAAGCAGGTGACTATCACCTGGAACGACGTGAATGTCAACACGCCGGATGCCTACTACGGGTTCCTGCAGCAACACCCCGAGCTCGACCCCAACCATGTCTACCGTCAGTACGATTTCGAGGGCTACCGCCTGTACCGCAGCTTTGTCGGCCCCAACGACTCGCACTCCGAGATGCTCATGGATTGCAGCCTGAGCGCCGACAATGTCCAGTTCTACTATATCGACAAGCAGACGGCCGACACGCCGTTCTACCGGATGAACAACGGGATGAAGATCTGGTACGCCCTGGTGCCGTACGACAAGAATTACGACACCGGCACCGGCGCGGAATTCAGCCTTCCGGCGCTGACCAGCGGCAAGGTCTGGAACCGTCCGGGCAACGGGCTTTACAATGTCGAGGCGCGCAGCGACGCCGCCAATTTCCGCTTGGCGGATCTGGACGGTGAGGTCGGTTTTGTCGCGGCGGATGGCTCCACGCCCGACGCCTCGGGCTCGGTAGTGCTCCACGGCCCGGGGGACGGGAGCCTGAGCGACCCGCCGCTCCAGCTCGTCCCGCTGCCGCTCAAGGCAGTCAATTTCATTCCGGTCAACAACGAGCGCCTCACCACGGCCAAGACCCTCTACCTGGTCACCGCCGACCGGATCGCCTATGACGACGGCTGCGCCGGCCAGCGCCAGAATGTGGAGAATGTCCTGACCCTGGTCGACGGCAGCTACACCAGCGCCGGAAAGCCGCTGGACGGCGGCGCCGCCGCGCAACCCTCGATCACGATGCAGGGCGCGGTGGATGCCTCCGGCGTCAATTACGCCATCGAGTTCACCTTTAACGGCATGGACCGCTCCGGATCCTACGGCAGCGTGTATCTGCACGCCGATGTCGGCGGATACTCCGGCGCCTCGGTCGAGGTGCTGGATGCCCGCTGGTGCGGCCCGACGGTCAGCCCAGGCACTGCCCCCAGCAACCTGCTTACCACCAAGGCTGGCCGTTACCAGGTGACCTGGAAGGATGCCGGCGGCGGCAACCTGACGGTCGAAGTGAAAGACCTGACCCGCAACGTCGACCTCACCCATGTGGATTACCCGGATGAATGGGGCTGGGGTTTCCAGACCAAGGAAGGCTACGGCGGAGACATGGGCGCCGGCGGCTCCCGCGGCGTCTACTATGATGAAGCCTTTGTCAACCATCTGCCCAAGGCCCAGCGCACGGCGAAGATGGCCGCCACGATGCCGGCCGGCAACAGCGACAAGTTCGGCCTGTTCGTCAACGGCATCCTCTGGGTCTTCCACAAGGACATGGGCGACGGCATCACGATGCCGGCCGCGGGCGCCACGTTCAGCATCGACAACGCCTACGGCTACTGGAACGGCGACAACACCGAGTTCACCCAGATACCGGACATGGCGCACATCGGCGACAAGTGGGAGATCAAGATCAAGCCCTCGACCCTGAACGCCGAGGATGCCGACCTGGGCAAGATCAAGGTGGTGCCGAACCCGTACCTGGCCTCCTCGTTCCTGGACCTGTCGCCCGACAGCCGCCGGATCGATTTCGTCAACCTGCCCGACCGCTGCACGATCCGTATCTATTCGATGGGCGGACACCTGGTCAACGTGCTCAACCATATCGGCGCCAACCGCCACGGCTGGGGCAACTACACCGACTACGACCGTCTGGACTCCAAGGGCAACCCTGCCGTTCTAAGCGGCTACGACAACCACGGCGGAAACGAGCCCTGGAACCTCCGGAACCGCTTCGGGCAGACCGTGGCCAGCGGGCTGTACATATTCCACGTGACTGACTCCCGGGGGAAGACTTTCGCCGGCAAGTTCTACATCGTGAACTGAGTCCCGGGGAAAGGGATGCTTGCAACCTCGGCACATTTTCCCCGCAGCATAACAGGAGGTAGTACATGTTGACAAAAACGGCCCTGCGCGCCTTGCTGATTCTCGGCGTACTCCTGTCTTTCCTGAGTGTCCCGCTGTCCGGGCAGGGAGTATCCAACCAGGCCTACAGCGGACTGGACAAATACCAGACCCAGGGCATCCCAGACGGCGCCTCGTTTGTCGGAGTGCGGGCGGCCGAGTTCCTGGAGATTCCCGTGGGCTCCCGCGGCATCGCCATGGGCAACGCTTTCACCGCTGTGGCGGACGATATCACCGCGATCTGGTGGAACCCGGCCGGACTGGGGTTCATCCAGGACCGGGAGGTCATGCTCACGGTGGTGGACTACACCCTGGACCTGACCTACAGCTACGCCGCCGCGGCGGTGCCCATCGCGGACGGCAACGTCGTCCTGGGCGGCTTCTTCGGCTACCTGGACATCCCGGAGATGGAGATCACCACGATCGGCTCGCCGGATGGGACCGGGCGTACGTTCAACGCCTTCGATTTCCAGATGGGCGGCTCGCTGGCCTACAATTTTTCGGACCGTTTCGTGGGCGGCATCAACGTGAAATACGTGCACCAGGACGTGTTCTCGAACATCAGCGGCAACGCTTTCGCCCTCGACGCCGGCGGTATTTACCACACCGAGTTCATGGACCACGATATCCGTTTTTCATTCGCGATCCAGAACCTGGGGACGAACATCCACATGACCGGCCCGAACCTTCTGTATGAGGTCGGTCCGCAGGATGCCTCGGGCAATT belongs to bacterium and includes:
- a CDS encoding PorV/PorQ family protein; translation: MLTKTALRALLILGVLLSFLSVPLSGQGVSNQAYSGLDKYQTQGIPDGASFVGVRAAEFLEIPVGSRGIAMGNAFTAVADDITAIWWNPAGLGFIQDREVMLTVVDYTLDLTYSYAAAAVPIADGNVVLGGFFGYLDIPEMEITTIGSPDGTGRTFNAFDFQMGGSLAYNFSDRFVGGINVKYVHQDVFSNISGNAFALDAGGIYHTEFMDHDIRFSFAIQNLGTNIHMTGPNLLYEVGPQDASGNFPTGYADYSSDVNALPRRATRWMTIQTHTYRLPTVVKLALAYNVFESEKANWLVSGEMQRNSNAPMSYSVGTEIKYGFTPFTSGALRMGFLAQSDEYSNSMDDFGYEYLGHDDGSLRGLSFGGGVSRTLGSRTINFSYAYRNKGRLSSDNFFTVSFGF